The Lacerta agilis isolate rLacAgi1 chromosome 5, rLacAgi1.pri, whole genome shotgun sequence genome has a segment encoding these proteins:
- the LOC117047378 gene encoding P2Y purinoceptor 13-like yields MNGSLSISNGTTSLAGQCHRDTRIAHVVFPVLYGILFLAGFLLNSLALLAFFQIRTKSSFHVYLKNILLSDFIMTLMLPLKILTDSELGLWQLKAFVCRFSAVVFYETMYISIVLLGLISLDRFLKIVRPFGKFWLHNVTSAKIISGSVWFFFFALSLPNMILSNREATRLSVRKCASLKNQLGLKWHEAVNYICQLIFWTVLILMLLFYIIIAKKIYSSYVKTQTTECKIKQRAKSKVFIIVVVFFICFGPFHFARVPYTLSQTGKNTDCSMQNQLYIAKESTLWLATANICMDPLIYIFLCRQFVEKAFCIKLRKSRYTTQENQTIAMDTGIST; encoded by the coding sequence ATGAATGGAAGTCTCAGCATCTCCAATGGGACAACATCCTTGGCTGGACAATGCCACCGAGACACCAGGATAGCCCATGTGGTATTCCCAGTCCTTTACGGCATTCTTTTCCTTGCTGGATTTCTGCTGAACAGTTTGGCTCTGTTGGCTTTCTTCCAGATTCGGACCAAATCAAGTTTCCATGTGTACCTTAAGAATATATTGCTTTCTGATTTCATAATGACACTGATGCTGCCACTGAAGATTCTGACGGATTCAGAACTTGGGCTGTGGCAACTTAAAGCTTTCGTCTGCCGTTTCTCGGCTGTAGTATTCTACGAGACAATGTACATAAGCATAGTGCTCCTTGGACTTATTTCGCTAGACAGGTTTCTCAAGATTGTTCGGCCATTTGGGAAGTTTTGGTTGCATAATGTCACCTCAGCAAAAATTATTTCTGGCTCTGTGTGGTTCTTCTTTTTCGCCCTCTCCTTGCCAAACATGATTTTGTCAAACCGTGAAGCCACACGTCTCTCTGTAAGGAAGTGTGCTTCCCTGAAGAATCAGTTGGGACTGAAGTGGCATGAAGCTGTCAACTACATATGCCAGCTCATCTTCTGGACTGTGCTAATCTTAATGCTCCTGTTTTATATAATTATTGCTAAGAAGATCTATAGTTCTTATGTAAAAACCCAGACAACAGAGTGCAAGATCAAACAAAGGGCAAAGAGCAAGGTATTTATAATTGTAGTTGTTTTCTTCATCTGCTTTGGCCCTTTTCATTTCGCCCGAGTACCTTACACTCTTAGCCAGACTGGCAAAAATACTGACTGCAGTATGCAGAACCAACTATACATTGCTAAAGAAAGCACCCTCTGGTTAGCAACTGCAAATATATGTATGGACCCACTGATATACATATTCCTGTGCCGACAATTTGTTGAAAAGGCTTTTTGTATCAAATTACGAAAATCTAGGTATACAACTCAAGAAAATCAAACTATTGCAATGGACACTGGAATATCTACATAG
- the P2RY12 gene encoding P2Y purinoceptor 12, whose protein sequence is MKPEYSPPGNFSNCSTTNRMNQVLFPLLYTFIFLVGIIMNGLAMGVFFQISSKSNFIIFLKNTVISDILMILTFPFKILSDANLVSWELRGFVCKVTQVIFYFTMYISIIFLGLITIDRYLKTARPFKSSSARNLSGAKILSAVIWIFMFSLSLPNMILTDKKPTRENVKKCADLKSDFGLLWHEIVNYVCQFIFWVNLAIIVVCYTLITKELYKSYQRTRRTGQANKKTVNIKVFIIIGVFFICFVPFHFARIPYTLSQTRDVFRCSTQNTLYYLKESTLWLTSLNACLDPFIYFALCKSFRKSLLNVLWKCATKTRRDQSTETTDDETTPM, encoded by the coding sequence ATGAAACCCGAGTACAGTCCTCCTGGAAACTTCAGCAACTGCAGCACCACCAACAGGATGAATCAAGTTCTTTTTCCCTTGTTGTACACTTTTATCTTCCTTGTGGGCATCATTATGAACGGACTGGCCATGGGAGTCTTTTTCCAAATATCCAGCAAGTCAAATTTTATCATCTTTCTCAAGAACACAGTCATTTCCGACATCCTCATGATCCTAACATTTCCGTTCAAAATTCTCAGCGATGCAAACCTGGTGTCCTGGGAATTAAGAGGGTTTGTTTGCAAAGTGACTCAGGTAATATTTTACTTTACCATGTACATCAGCATTATTTTCTTGGGCCTTATAACCATTGATCGCTATTTGAAAACTGCCAGGCCCTTCAAGTCATCAAGCGCCAGGAATTTGTCAGGAGCTAAGATTCTCTCCGCGGTTATCTGGATATTTATGTTCTCTCTGTCGCTTCCAAACATGATTCTGACAGACAAGAAGCCAACGCGCGAGAACGTGAAGAAATGCGCTGACCTGAAGTCTGACTTTGGGCTACTGTGGCATGAAATTGTTAACTATGTCTGCCAGTTTATCTTCTGGGTTAATTTAGCCATCATTGTCGTATGCTACACGCTGATAACGAAAGAACTCTACAAATCCTATCAAAGGACGAGACGCACCGGGCAAGCAAACAAAAAGACTGTAAATATCAAAGTTTTCATCATAATTGGTGTGTTTTTCATTTGCTTTGTGCCGTTCCATTTTGCCAGGATTCCGTATACCTTAAGCCAAACAAGAGATGTTTTTCGGTGCTCCACCCAGAACACACTGTATTACCTAAAAGAGAGCACCTTATGGCTGACTTCCCTGAACGCATGCCTAGATCCATTCATATATTTTGCCCTCTGCAAATCTTTCAGAAAGTCTCTCCTCAATGTACTGTGGAAATGTGCAACCAAAACAAGACGAGATCAAAGTACAGAAACTACTGACGATGAAACGACACCAATGTAG